One stretch of Desulfosoma sp. DNA includes these proteins:
- a CDS encoding cation:proton antiporter has protein sequence MAVSLALIVILGLAADHLFRKMKLPGLVGMLIVGILAGPYVLGLMRPEMMQVSADFRKIALIVILLRAGFELHRDTLNRVGWAALTMSAVPAVFEILGVIWVAPKWLGITTLEAAILGSILAAVSPAVVVPLMIDFMDRGRGSKKGVPTLILGASSVDDVFVIVLFTIFMGMHGGGQVNIWAKLAEIPISITLGILVGVVPGYLLYKLFTRYDWRPPKRTLIVLGVSIFLTWLETAVERWVPVASLLGVMAIGFIMLEKAEPIAHLISQKLKKLWVFAELLLFVLVGAQVNIHVAWKAGLAGMAVIAVGLVFRSIGTWVSLMGTPLNWKEKLFCVVAYIPKATVQAAIGAVPLTAGVASGELILAVAVLSILLTAPLGAIGIMILGERILDYGENFPYTFKSLREKLQLPRVGERVRSKRYGTVWKIIEERETWIPAPAVPSTPHGILPHGILPAILIRYWKEGSGNGPGTGKTMTYRYSQLDPSFQEHWEVLYDW, from the coding sequence ATGGCGGTTAGTCTGGCTCTCATCGTGATTCTTGGTCTGGCGGCGGATCACCTCTTCCGGAAGATGAAGCTTCCCGGATTGGTGGGCATGCTCATTGTGGGCATTCTGGCAGGCCCTTACGTGTTGGGGTTAATGCGCCCGGAAATGATGCAGGTATCCGCGGATTTTCGAAAGATCGCGCTCATCGTGATCCTGCTTCGAGCCGGCTTTGAACTCCATCGGGACACGCTCAACCGGGTGGGATGGGCCGCGCTCACCATGAGCGCCGTGCCCGCCGTGTTCGAAATCCTCGGGGTGATCTGGGTGGCTCCTAAGTGGCTGGGGATCACCACCCTGGAAGCGGCCATCCTCGGATCTATCCTGGCGGCGGTTTCCCCGGCCGTTGTCGTCCCACTCATGATCGACTTCATGGATCGGGGCCGCGGCTCCAAGAAGGGCGTCCCCACGCTCATTCTGGGAGCGTCTTCGGTCGACGACGTCTTTGTGATCGTGTTGTTTACGATCTTTATGGGCATGCACGGCGGCGGACAGGTGAACATTTGGGCCAAGCTGGCGGAGATTCCCATATCCATCACACTGGGTATCCTGGTGGGCGTCGTCCCCGGGTATCTTCTCTACAAGCTCTTCACTCGCTACGACTGGCGCCCACCCAAGCGCACCCTGATCGTCCTGGGCGTCTCCATCTTTCTTACCTGGCTCGAAACCGCCGTAGAACGTTGGGTGCCTGTGGCAAGCCTCCTCGGTGTCATGGCCATCGGCTTCATCATGCTGGAGAAGGCGGAACCCATCGCCCATCTGATTTCGCAAAAGCTCAAGAAGCTCTGGGTCTTCGCCGAACTGTTGCTTTTTGTGCTAGTGGGCGCCCAGGTGAACATCCATGTGGCGTGGAAGGCGGGGCTTGCCGGCATGGCCGTGATCGCCGTGGGCCTTGTGTTTCGGAGCATCGGAACCTGGGTGTCGCTCATGGGAACCCCTCTCAACTGGAAGGAAAAGCTCTTTTGCGTCGTGGCCTACATCCCGAAGGCCACTGTGCAGGCCGCCATCGGAGCGGTTCCTCTCACCGCCGGAGTGGCTTCGGGCGAGTTGATTCTCGCCGTAGCGGTCCTGTCCATCCTGCTCACCGCCCCGCTAGGCGCCATCGGCATCATGATCCTGGGCGAACGGATCCTTGATTACGGCGAAAATTTTCCGTACACCTTCAAGTCCCTGCGGGAAAAGCTGCAACTTCCCCGGGTGGGGGAACGGGTTCGGAGCAAGCGCTACGGCACCGTGTGGAAGATCATCGAGGAACGCGAAACGTGGATTCCCGCCCCCGCTGTGCCGTCCACGCCCCACGGCATCCTGCCCCACGGCATCCTTCCCGCGATCCTGATCCGCTACTGGAAAGAAGGAAGCGGTAACGGCCCCGGTACGGGAAAAACCATGACCTACCGCTACAGCCAGTTGGACCCCTCCTTCCAGGAGCACTGGGAGGTCCTTTACGACTGGTAG